The following DNA comes from Blastocatellia bacterium.
GCCAGAGGCCGACCCATCGCGCCCCGCAGAGCTTCCTATCCGGTTAGAGATGGCTTCTAGGGACAATCGCTGTCCTTGGTGAAGCTGTCGTTGATGATGAAGATCGGACCGGTCGAGCGCGGCGCTTGCAATCGCGCGCTGCCCATGTGCCGAAAGATGTCCGCCCCGCCTGAGATGAAATTGGCATCCCCAGGCCCACTGCGAAACGTGATCGTCGTCTCCGTCAGCGTGATCACCACCGGCCCCGTGAACGTCGCCCCGCCCGGCGTCTTCCACCGATACCTGTGCGTCCCAAGATTGACTGCCACGCAATGGCCATTGCGATCATCTTGCAGGAACAACAGGTCGTTGACCAATGTGGCCACCACCGCGGTGTCTGTCCCACCCTGGCCGTCGCCGATCGTGTAGCTGAACGAGTCCGTCCCGCTGAAATTTGTATTGGGCGTGTACTTCAACAGGCCACCACCCAGGTTCGTCACCGTGCCGTGCGCCGCCGCCGTGAAGCCGGTCACCGTCAACGGGTCGTTCTCCGGGTCGGTGTCATTGGCCAGCACGTTGATCGTCACCGGCACGTTCTCATCTGTGATGGCGCCATCATTGACCGCGTTGGGCGGATCGTTCACCGGGTTGACCGTGACGGTGGCTGTGTCCGTC
Coding sequences within:
- a CDS encoding cadherin-like domain-containing protein, producing MIINVLANDSDPDRGTLMVTGVSDPPNRTVVNNGNGTVTYTPDANFSGSDSFTYTISDGQGGTDTATVTVNPVNDPPNAVNDGAITDENVPVTINVLANDTDPENDPLTVTGFTAAAHGTVTNLGGGLLKYTPNTNFSGTDSFSYTIGDGQGGTDTAVVATLVNDLLFLQDDRNGHCVAVNLGTHRYRWKTPGGATFTGPVVITLTETTITFRSGPGDANFISGGADIFRHMGSARLQAPRSTGPIFIINDSFTKDSDCP